In a single window of the Bacteroidota bacterium genome:
- a CDS encoding co-chaperone GroES family protein: protein MISLDKLIVVGDRVLIKPLTESKKSKGGLYLPPGYKEKDDIRSGYVVKVGPGYPIPLPTDEDESWKKSEEKLRYMPLQAKTGDLAIFLQKGAIEIVYEEEKYFIVPQHSILLLERDESLFE, encoded by the coding sequence ATGATTTCATTGGATAAACTGATCGTTGTGGGTGACAGGGTATTGATCAAGCCTCTTACGGAAAGCAAGAAAAGCAAGGGAGGATTGTATTTGCCGCCTGGGTATAAGGAAAAGGATGATATCCGCTCTGGATATGTTGTTAAAGTTGGGCCGGGTTACCCAATCCCCCTGCCAACGGATGAGGATGAATCCTGGAAAAAATCGGAGGAGAAATTGCGGTATATGCCCCTTCAGGCTAAAACCGGCGACCTTGCCATCTTTTTACAGAAAGGAGCCATAGAAATTGTTTATGAGGAGGAGAAGTACTTTATTGTCCCCCAACACTCAATATTGTTACTGGAACGGGATGAATCCCTGTTTGAGTAA
- a CDS encoding rhomboid family intramembrane serine protease, which translates to MNYYQHNRPSPFGNLKQFFSSGSTLSILIIINAGIWLLISTMGVIAYLFRVPEAAYQSFIVDYFALPADLPQIFVHPWTLITYMFLHINFFHILFNLLWLYWFGLIFRQYLSSRQLLSVYFWGGLAGGILYVVTYNIFPVFADDLSMARALGASASVMAIVTAISFFVPNYSIQLLFIGRVKLLYLAIVLFVVDFFMIRSSNSGGHIAHIGGFLYGFLWVFLTKRNIFSGWPLKMSFRNPFRRKSGFKARTYQTERPVSDDDYNTARKKQQERIDEILEKISKFGYERLTKEEKDLLFRSGNKNS; encoded by the coding sequence ATGAATTATTATCAGCATAACCGGCCCTCACCTTTCGGCAACCTGAAACAGTTTTTTTCTTCAGGATCGACACTCAGCATCCTGATCATCATAAATGCGGGAATATGGTTGCTCATTTCAACAATGGGTGTGATAGCATACCTTTTCAGGGTACCTGAAGCTGCATATCAGTCATTTATTGTAGACTATTTTGCTCTTCCTGCCGACTTACCACAAATTTTTGTGCATCCCTGGACTCTGATAACCTATATGTTTTTACACATCAACTTCTTCCATATCCTGTTTAATTTGTTATGGTTATACTGGTTCGGACTGATCTTTCGGCAATACCTCAGTTCTCGGCAATTATTGTCGGTATATTTCTGGGGGGGGCTTGCCGGGGGCATTTTATATGTTGTAACGTATAATATTTTCCCTGTTTTTGCTGATGATCTTAGCATGGCCAGGGCTCTGGGCGCTTCCGCCTCGGTGATGGCTATAGTAACCGCCATTTCGTTTTTCGTACCCAATTATTCCATACAATTACTGTTTATAGGTCGCGTGAAACTTTTGTACCTGGCTATTGTGCTGTTCGTAGTCGACTTCTTTATGATACGCTCCTCCAACAGCGGAGGGCATATTGCTCACATAGGTGGCTTTCTCTACGGTTTTTTGTGGGTCTTTCTAACCAAAAGAAACATATTTTCAGGATGGCCTCTGAAAATGAGTTTTAGAAATCCTTTCCGTAGAAAATCTGGTTTTAAGGCCAGAACGTACCAAACAGAAAGGCCTGTCAGCGATGATGATTACAATACAGCCAGGAAAAAACAGCAGGAAAGGATAGACGAGATCCTGGAAAAAATTTCGAAATTTGGTTACGAACGCCTGACAAAAGAAGAAAAGGATCTGCTTTTTCGTTCGGGCAATAAAAATTCCTGA
- a CDS encoding rhomboid family intramembrane serine protease: protein MLLPPVVKNLLILNGLFFLATIAFSSRVDLQNILGLHYFFSDAFRPYQLLSYMFMHGNFTHLFFNMFALWMFGNVLENIWGPKRFVIYFLVTGVGAAIVHYAVFYFVDARPMLKAIDAVLADPSVGSVTSFFNESGKFVNFREISGEYSRFATTFNDLRISDPQLAVQRGIDFLTYYKSAFLSAPVVIGASGAVFGILLAFGMMFPNSLIYLYFFFPIKAKWFVIIYGAIELYLGFSQSDSNVAHFAHLGGMVFGFFLIRYWKKQI, encoded by the coding sequence ATGCTTTTGCCTCCGGTAGTTAAAAACCTGTTAATCCTTAACGGACTGTTCTTCCTGGCAACAATTGCTTTCAGCAGCCGTGTTGACCTGCAAAATATCCTGGGACTGCATTATTTCTTCTCGGATGCCTTCCGCCCTTACCAGCTGCTGAGCTACATGTTCATGCATGGTAATTTTACTCACTTGTTTTTCAATATGTTTGCCCTTTGGATGTTTGGGAATGTACTGGAGAATATCTGGGGACCAAAGCGATTTGTTATTTATTTTCTGGTGACAGGGGTTGGAGCGGCAATTGTTCATTATGCGGTGTTCTATTTTGTAGATGCCCGCCCAATGCTCAAAGCCATTGATGCTGTTTTGGCAGATCCATCGGTAGGTTCTGTTACATCCTTCTTCAATGAATCAGGAAAGTTTGTCAACTTCCGTGAAATCAGCGGGGAGTATTCGCGCTTTGCTACAACATTCAACGATTTAAGGATTAGTGATCCACAACTTGCTGTGCAGAGAGGGATAGATTTTCTCACATATTACAAAAGCGCCTTTCTCAGTGCTCCGGTTGTGATTGGAGCATCAGGCGCAGTATTCGGGATATTGCTCGCTTTCGGTATGATGTTCCCGAACTCATTGATATACCTGTATTTCTTTTTCCCAATCAAAGCCAAGTGGTTTGTGATAATCTACGGGGCCATCGAACTATACCTGGGTTTCTCACAATCTGACTCCAACGTAGCTCATTTCGCCCATCTGGGCGGCATGGTTTTTGGCTTTTTCCTGATACGTTACTGGAAAAAACAAATATAA
- the mutL gene encoding DNA mismatch repair endonuclease MutL yields the protein MSDIIHRLPESVANQIAAGEVIQRPASALKELLENAVDAGASDIRVIIKDAGKTLIQVTDNGCGMTESDAMNCFERHATSKIRESRDLFAIRTLGFRGEALASIAAIAQVELKTRLTGEEMGTCVNIEGSKIIRQAPCQCSEGTSIAVKNLFFNVPARRNFLKSNTAEIRHLMDEFQRVALVNPQIAMHLFHNNKPLFQLSPANRKERIIAILGSQYKERLLPVEQVTQEVSIQGYIGKPEFAKKTRGDQFFFTNGRFIRHPYLHHAVESAMSDVLPRDTFPTYFLYIDIDPSMIDVNIHPTKTEVNFQDNQLIYAVLRSAVKQTLGKFSITPTLDFEVEQSFDIGKTREGQPIVNPFERKPSDYNPFSTPSHSSASHTGRTDSRGWEKIYEGIRSFPEDTAPKELSGSQEEEEEANTDSESQRFIAQFRGRYIVTHVKSGLVLINQQKAHQRVLYEKFLKRLEGNSEASQQELFPQNVSFNSNDSELIQELTPYLRKAGFNINQLGRNTFIINGTPSGSEKQDMQSILEGILETYKNNMNDPGLDQRMNLARAMAMRLSMKPGKFLEKQEMENLINELFSCNVTGIAPDGEKILVLLSMSDLEKMFK from the coding sequence ATGTCAGACATCATTCACAGGCTTCCGGAATCTGTTGCAAATCAAATTGCTGCCGGTGAGGTGATCCAGCGGCCTGCATCGGCATTGAAGGAATTGCTGGAAAATGCTGTAGATGCAGGAGCATCCGACATCCGGGTCATCATCAAGGATGCCGGTAAGACACTGATTCAGGTTACAGACAATGGATGTGGAATGACGGAATCGGATGCAATGAACTGCTTTGAGCGGCATGCAACGTCAAAAATCCGGGAATCCCGCGATTTGTTTGCCATACGCACATTGGGTTTCCGGGGTGAAGCCCTGGCCAGCATTGCAGCCATAGCGCAGGTAGAATTAAAGACACGCCTTACCGGAGAGGAAATGGGAACCTGTGTGAACATAGAAGGCTCCAAAATCATCCGGCAGGCGCCATGCCAATGTTCCGAAGGGACTTCCATCGCGGTTAAGAATCTTTTCTTTAATGTCCCGGCCCGAAGAAATTTCCTGAAATCAAACACGGCAGAGATCAGGCACCTTATGGACGAGTTCCAGCGCGTTGCTTTGGTAAATCCGCAAATCGCCATGCACCTCTTCCATAACAACAAACCGCTTTTCCAGCTTTCCCCCGCCAACCGGAAAGAGAGAATAATCGCTATTCTTGGGTCGCAATACAAGGAAAGACTGCTCCCGGTCGAACAGGTAACCCAGGAAGTGTCTATCCAGGGATATATCGGTAAGCCGGAGTTTGCCAAGAAAACACGCGGAGACCAGTTCTTCTTTACCAACGGCAGGTTCATTCGCCATCCATACCTCCATCATGCCGTCGAAAGCGCAATGTCGGATGTATTGCCCAGGGATACTTTTCCCACCTATTTCCTTTACATTGACATAGACCCTTCAATGATCGATGTCAATATTCATCCAACCAAAACAGAAGTAAACTTCCAGGATAACCAGCTCATTTATGCCGTATTGAGATCCGCAGTAAAACAAACCCTGGGGAAGTTCAGTATTACTCCTACTCTTGACTTTGAGGTGGAACAAAGTTTTGATATCGGAAAAACCAGGGAAGGTCAACCTATTGTCAATCCTTTTGAAAGAAAACCATCGGATTATAATCCTTTTTCCACTCCTTCACACTCATCGGCTTCACATACAGGGAGGACAGACTCCCGTGGATGGGAAAAAATCTACGAAGGAATACGTAGCTTTCCGGAAGACACAGCCCCAAAGGAATTGTCAGGAAGTCAGGAAGAAGAAGAAGAAGCAAACACAGACTCCGAAAGCCAGCGTTTTATAGCCCAGTTCAGGGGAAGATACATCGTTACCCATGTAAAATCAGGATTGGTGCTCATTAACCAGCAAAAAGCTCATCAACGGGTTTTATATGAAAAGTTCCTTAAAAGGCTGGAAGGCAACAGCGAAGCTTCACAGCAGGAGCTTTTCCCACAAAATGTCAGTTTTAACAGCAACGACAGTGAGCTTATCCAGGAACTGACTCCATATCTGCGAAAAGCAGGGTTCAATATAAACCAATTGGGCAGAAATACGTTTATTATAAACGGTACCCCATCAGGTTCCGAAAAACAGGACATGCAAAGCATCCTGGAAGGAATCCTGGAAACCTATAAAAACAACATGAACGACCCCGGCCTTGATCAAAGAATGAACCTGGCGCGGGCCATGGCGATGAGACTTTCCATGAAACCCGGTAAATTCCTGGAAAAACAGGAGATGGAAAACCTGATCAATGAATTGTTTTCCTGTAATGTGACCGGAATAGCCCCGGATGGAGAAAAAATCCTCGTACTTTTGTCGATGTCAGATCTTGAAAAAATGTTTAAATAA
- a CDS encoding amidohydrolase: MRKFIVVLLPALLILMTTCKLKNSKVDIIVHNARIYAVDSSWTMASAMAIKSGKIEALGSDEDILGAFDATEVIDLGGAIVYPGFIDAHCHFLSYGLGLIQRADLRGTGSFEEVLERVSLHHQNNPRLWVEGRGWDQNDWEIKDFPDKGRLDELFPDVPVILTRIDGHAALVNSEALRRAGISASTRVTGGEVLLKDGEPTGILIDNAINLVTAVIPDPDTKTKTEALLSAAEHAHAAGLTGLYDAGTYLANIRLIDSLQQSGKLKMRVQAMLTPYDPDFEAAFAAGKISKERLKVNSVKLYSDGALGSRGAALLEPYSDDPGNTGLILHPEEYYHDICKRAYDEGFQVNTHAIGDRGNRFILEIYSKYLEGKNDRRWRVEHAQVVHPDDFGMFGKYSIIPSIQATHATSDMYWAGERLGSERLKHSYAYQELLKQNGWLPNGTDFPIERIEPLLTFYASVARKDLDGWPEGGFQMENALSREQALKSITIWAAKAGFAEPETGSLEPGKQADFVVLDQDLMEVPEKELPEIRILYTFIAGEKVFSSMD, encoded by the coding sequence ATGCGAAAATTCATCGTGGTATTGCTTCCTGCACTGCTGATCTTAATGACAACATGCAAATTAAAAAACAGTAAAGTGGATATTATTGTTCATAATGCAAGAATCTATGCGGTAGATTCGTCCTGGACAATGGCCAGTGCAATGGCCATCAAATCAGGGAAGATAGAAGCCCTCGGTAGTGATGAGGATATTCTCGGAGCTTTTGATGCTACTGAGGTAATTGACCTGGGAGGCGCTATTGTTTACCCTGGTTTTATCGATGCACACTGCCATTTTCTTAGTTACGGACTGGGTTTGATACAACGTGCCGATTTGAGGGGTACAGGTTCATTTGAAGAAGTGCTGGAAAGAGTATCGTTGCATCATCAAAATAATCCCAGGCTCTGGGTTGAAGGCAGGGGATGGGATCAAAATGACTGGGAAATCAAAGATTTTCCGGATAAAGGCAGACTTGATGAATTATTTCCAGATGTACCTGTTATTTTAACCCGGATCGATGGTCATGCAGCCCTGGTAAATTCAGAAGCACTGCGCAGGGCAGGCATTTCGGCCTCAACCAGGGTTACGGGCGGGGAGGTCTTACTGAAGGATGGCGAGCCCACCGGTATTCTTATCGATAACGCGATTAACCTGGTAACGGCCGTCATACCCGATCCTGATACGAAGACAAAAACCGAGGCTCTTCTCTCTGCAGCTGAGCATGCTCATGCAGCCGGCCTTACCGGTCTTTATGATGCCGGTACTTATCTGGCAAACATCAGACTAATTGATTCCCTGCAGCAAAGCGGAAAGCTGAAGATGAGAGTGCAAGCCATGCTCACACCCTACGATCCGGATTTTGAAGCTGCCTTTGCCGCAGGAAAGATATCCAAAGAAAGGCTTAAGGTTAATTCGGTGAAGCTTTATTCCGATGGTGCACTTGGTTCGCGTGGTGCCGCCTTGCTGGAACCTTACAGTGATGATCCCGGCAATACCGGATTGATCCTGCATCCGGAAGAATACTATCATGATATCTGCAAACGGGCTTATGATGAAGGGTTTCAGGTAAATACACACGCTATCGGTGATAGAGGTAACCGCTTCATCCTGGAAATCTATTCAAAGTATCTGGAAGGGAAAAATGATCGCCGCTGGAGGGTTGAGCATGCTCAGGTTGTTCATCCGGATGATTTCGGGATGTTTGGGAAATACAGTATAATACCTTCCATTCAAGCTACTCACGCTACTTCCGACATGTACTGGGCAGGGGAGAGGCTGGGGAGTGAACGTCTTAAACACTCCTATGCATATCAGGAGTTGTTGAAACAAAACGGATGGTTGCCCAATGGAACGGATTTTCCCATTGAAAGGATAGAACCCTTGCTTACCTTTTATGCTTCTGTTGCCAGGAAAGATCTGGATGGATGGCCTGAAGGGGGCTTCCAGATGGAAAATGCCCTTAGCAGGGAGCAGGCTCTGAAATCCATCACCATATGGGCAGCAAAAGCCGGATTCGCGGAGCCTGAAACAGGCAGCCTCGAACCCGGCAAGCAGGCGGACTTCGTTGTCCTTGATCAGGATTTGATGGAAGTTCCTGAAAAGGAACTTCCCGAAATCCGCATCCTGTATACTTTTATCGCAGGAGAGAAAGTCTTTTCCTCTATGGATTGA